One genomic region from Diabrotica undecimpunctata isolate CICGRU chromosome 9, icDiaUnde3, whole genome shotgun sequence encodes:
- the LOC140451273 gene encoding uncharacterized protein, with translation MFKNYLDVTSKLHHGLTRKQAKELAYEFAVRNSKKIPASWNKHKQASYDWLYRFLKRMKTLSLRSPEATSLSRATSFNRNNVSTFFGYLKTVLDNHGIGPEAIWSVDETGLSTVNKPKKIIACKGKKQVGKITSGERGATVTVCCAINAIENHIPPFMVFPRKLWQDRMIDNSPPGTTGVVYESGWITASNFIKFLEHFQKHVKATTDNKCLIKMDNHDSHVTLEAITYAKEYGIILLTIPPHTSQKLQALDRSVFVFEYTKSEDA, from the coding sequence atgtttaaaaattatttagatgTTACCAGCAAATTACACCATGGCCTTACAAGAAAACAAGCAAAAGAACTGGCGTACGAGTTTGCCGtaagaaatagtaaaaaaatacctGCTTCCTGGAATAAACATAAGCAAGCCAGTTACGACTGGTTATACAGATTTCTGAAGAGGATGAAGACCTTATCACTACGCTCTCCGGAAGCAACTAGTCTCTCTAGAGCAACTAGTTTCAACAGAAATAATGTATCAACATTTTTCGGTTATTTAAAGACAGTTCTTGATAACCATGGAATTGGACCAGAAGCAATTTGGAGCGTGGATGAAACTGGACTTTCCACTGTAAATAAGCCAAAGAAGATCATTGCGTGCAAAGGTAAAAAGCAGGTTGGTAAAATTACGTCAGGGGAACGTGGAGCAACAGTAACTGTTTGTTGTGCAATCAATGCAATTGAAAACCATATACCGCCTTTTATGGTTTTCCCTCGAAAACTTTGGCAAGATCGCATGATTGATAATAGCCCACCAGGGACCACCGGCGTAGTTTATGAAAGTGGATGGATAACCGCttctaattttatcaaatttttggaacattttCAAAAACATGTAAAGGCGACTACcgacaataaatgtttaatcaaAATGGACAATCATGATAGCCACGTTACTCTCGAAGCCATAACGTATGCCAAAGAATACGGAATAATTCTTCTTACCATACCACCACACACGTCGCAAAAGCTCCAGGCATTAGACAGGAGtgtatttgtatttgaatatacGAAGTCGGAGGATGCTTAG